The following coding sequences are from one Amblyraja radiata isolate CabotCenter1 unplaced genomic scaffold, sAmbRad1.1.pri scaffold_895_ctg1, whole genome shotgun sequence window:
- the LOC116970450 gene encoding potassium channel subfamily K member 1-like translates to MPSKPTKHESIHMPILTSAEAALVLVSQRCFPLPVAGYGHTVPLSDGGKAFCIIYSVIGIPFTLLLFTSVVQRVMALVTRRPVHYIHTRWGYRKQSVALVHAVLLGLLLVLCFFVIPAAIFTQLERDWSFLESIYFCFISLSTIGLGDYVPGEVQHQRLRKLYKVAITIYLMIGLTAVLVVLETFCELNKLKELKRIFYLKKDKPEDEIKILDHDQLSFPSVVDSVPFVREQHKLSEPFVTGPKAHPFTEDLSNR, encoded by the exons AAGCGGCGCTTGTCCTGGTGTCACAGCGGTGTTTTCCTCTTCCTGTTGCAGGTTACGGCCACACGGTTCCCCTCTCTGACGGCGGCAAGGCCTTCTGCATAATCTACTCGGTCATTGGCATCCCCTTCACGCTGCTCCTCTTCacctcggtggtgcagcgggtgatGGCGCTGGTGACCCGCCGGCCCGTCCACTACATCCACACCCGCTGGGGCTACCGCAAGCAGAGCGTGGCCCTGGTCCACGCCGTGCTACTGGGGCTGCTCCTCGTCCTCTGCTTCTTCGTCATACCCGCCGCCATCTTCACCCAGCTGGAGAGGGACTGGTCCTTCCTAGAGTCCATCTACTTCTGCTTCATCTCGCTCAGCACCATCGGCCTGGGAGACTACGTCCCGGGGGAAGTTCAGCACCAGAGGCTGCGCAAGCTGTACAAGGTGGCAATAACCA tttACCTCATGATTGGTCTCACCGCTGTACTCGTTGTCCTGGAGACCTTCTGCGAGCTCAACAAGCTGAAGGAGCTGAAGAGGATCTTCTACCTGAAGAAGGACAAGCCGGAGGATGAAATCAAGATCCTGGACCACGACCAGCTCTCGTTCCCGTCCGTGGTGGACTCCGTGCCCTTTGTCCGGGAGCAGCACAAACTCAGCGAGCCCTTTGTCACAGGGCCGAAGGCCCACCCCTTCACAGAGGATCTCAGTAACCGGTGA